A segment of the Nostoc sp. TCL26-01 genome:
GTGACAAATCCTGTGCCTCCAGCTAAGTAGTGCTTAAATTTTTCAGCCTTTTCTCTAGCTTGTTCAAAATCGTGAAAAAAGTAACAAAGAATAAGTTTATGAAAATAAAAGTAGTGTAGTCCAGTAATATCATTAGCTTCAGTAAATAAAGTTAGATTTTCATCTTCGTTGTATTTTTCTCCTGATGAATAATCATAGGTTTCACTTTTTCCTAATAACTTATGAACAGATCGCCAATATATTTGGCAATAATTTGACGTAGTTGTTTGCTTGATTTTATTTAAGGATTGGGTATAAGATTGTATTTCTTGTTCTAATGTGAGTAATTCTTGACCTATCAAGTAGGAATGCTGGCATATATCTTTAGCACAATAGCCAACAAACTCTAAATTTCCTACTTCCATTGCTGTTTGATAACCTTCCAATAAAATTGGTAAAGTTTCCCGAATGTGGGATTTCCCATGCACAATGAATGCCCCAACCACAAACAAAGTTTTTGCTGTAATTTCCTTGTAATTGAAATTGGCAAGCAAACTTAATGCTAATTGACCAAACTGATCAGCTGCTTCGATATCTTTTTTAATACCATTTAAGAGGATGCCATAGCAGGCATAGCAAAATGCAGATAGAGGTGCATTGCCATAATGCACTGATAGTTTAACTTGTGACAATATCAGTAGTGGAAAGAGCAAGGGATCTGCAAGGTAAGTAGCTGGGATCATGCTCGATACAATCCGCATGATTGTGAGATGTTCGACAGATGACATCAATGGCAAATTGTGTAAATCATCCATTGTTGTTTCAGTCAACATGGCATTTGTTGCTTCCAATTCTTGTTGGATATGCAATTCGTTGGGCTTGTCTGGAAAATTAACTCCAAACTGTTTAAGGACATCTTTGGCGATCGCAATTGCTTCTAAAAGTCGATTCTGAGATGTATAGGCTTGAATTTTAATCTCATAAACCTTTACTTGCTCCAGCAATGTTTTTGCTTGGACTAGGACTACTTGCACAAATTCTTCCATCTGTGCAAAATCACCAGCTAAATATGCTGCTTCTGCTGTTGTTTCATAGAGAGCGAGAGTTAGTCCATAATGGCTTTCCCATTTTTCATTGGGAAGTAGGCAAATTCCTGTTTTTAAATATTTTAGTGCAGCTGGATATGCAGTTGAAGCTAATGCTTTACGTCCAGCAACAAGGTTCATCTGAGCTAGTTCATCACGCTGATGCTGATCTGTGATGAATTCCAGAGCAATATTGAACTGATTCACAAACAGAAAAATCTTTTCTTCTCGTTCTATTACTGGAGTACTTTTTAATAAAAGTAATCCAATTTTCAAGTGAATTTGCTGTCTTTGATTTTCCGGGATTAACGAATAGGCGGCTTGTTGGACGCGATCGTGGATGAATTTGTATTTAGGAATTTGCAGATCAGTATCATGTGGTAGCTGTCGAACAATTATTTCTGTGTCACTATTAGCGCCTTGAAATAACTTATAAATTTCAGTTTGGGGTAAAATTATTCCCTCATGTAAGGCACTCCACAAGTGAGATGCCGTATCTACAACAGATTTTTCGTGGATAATTGCCAGAGTTTTTAAGTCAAATTCATTACCAATACAAGCAGCTAGTTGTAATACCTCTTGAGTCATTTTTGGCAATTTTTTAATTTGCATTGCCATGAATTCTACGACATCATCGGTGAGAGCTGAGGCTTGTAATTTTTCTATATCGTACTGCCAATAACCAACATCAAAGTTAAATTTGATAATGCCATCTTGATGTAAAGACTTAAGAAATTGAGTTGTAAAAAAGGGATTACCCTTGGTTTTAGCAAACACCATTTGGCTGAGAGAAACAGCTATTTCCTCCCGACAACAAAGAGTATCGGCAATTAACATATTGAGATGATTTTGATTCAATGGAGTTAAAACAATATGACTAACTTTAGTTCCTGTTTTCTCAATTTCTTGTATTGCTAAAGCTAAAGGATGTGCTGAATAAATCTCGTTATCACGATATGCACCAATTAGCAGTAATCCTTCTCCGTTTGATGCTGTCGCTGCTATTTCATCTATTTCCCAAAATTCTTCCTCAAATATGGTTGTACAGATATTCTCTTTTGTTGTATTTAAAAATAAAGAAGAATTATTTTTAACTGCGTTGCTATGACTCATTAATGATTGAATGAACCTTAAAGAAGCTGTATCTGCCCATTGCAAGTCATCAAGGAAAATTACTAAAGGTTGTTCTTTTGTGCTGAATATCTGTACAAATTTTTGGAGTAAAAAATTAAACCGATTTTGGGCAGCGTTACCTGAGAGTTGAGTTACTGCTGATTGTTTACCAATAATTAGTTCCAATTCCGGGATGACATCAATAATTACCTGAGCTTGTTCACCCAATGCTGACAGAATCTTCGCTTTCCACTGTTGAATTTGCTCATCAGTTGCTAACAGAATCTGTCTGATTAAGTCTTGAAAAGCTTGGACTAGTCCTGATAAGGGAATATCGCGTTGGAACTGGTCAAATTTCCCTGTAATAAAGTAGCTTTGCTGGCGAACAATCGGCTTATGAACTTCATGGACGACAGCAGTTTTGCCAATACCAGATAACCCTTTAACTAAAACCATTTCGGTCGTACCTTTAGTTACACGCTCAAAAGCCGCAAGTAAGGTGGTAACTTCTAGTTGACGACCATAGAGTTTTTCGGGAATGAGAAAACGATTGGAGATATCTTTAACTGCTAATTTAAAAAGTGCAATGTAGCCAGTATTTTGCCACTTGTCACGACAAACTTCCAAATCATGCTTGAGTCCGTGGGCGCTTTGGTAACGATCTTCGGCATTTTTTGCCATGAGTTTCATGACAATATCAGATAAAATCGGCGGTATTTCTTCCTTGATGCTGTCTAGGTTTGGTGGTTTTTTGGCAATGTGGGAGTAAATTAACTCCATCGGATCAGTATTAGTGAACGGTAACTGTCCTGTGAGGAGTTCAAAGAAGGTGACACCCAAAGAATAAAAATCACTGCGGTAATCAATTCCTCGGTTCATCCTCCCTGTTTGTTCAGGAGATATGTAGGCTATTGTTCCTTCTAAGACATGAGGATTTGTCAAAAATTGAATTTCTCTGGGTAAGAGAGTAGCAATGCTAAAGTCAATGAGTCTAACTTCTTGAGTGTAAGGATTGATTAAAATATTGGCAGGTTTGATATCTTTATGAATGATGCGATGGCAATGTAATTTCTCTAGTGTAGCGGCGATCGCTATAGCAATATGAAAAAATTCACTCAACCCAAGACAATATCCCTCGGTACTTTCATGACGTTGTATCCACTCTTTGAGCGAGATACCGCCAAAGTCCTCCATGACTAGAGCGTAACCGTTGCGGTAGTTTTCTAAGATCAGAGGTTGGACTATCCCTTCTAGGTTGAGATTTTTAGTAATTGTGTACTGATTGCGGAACTGAGCAATTTCTTGAAAGGTGGGATATTCATTCCGCATCAGTTTAATAACTACTGGCTTTTGGTCTTGTTCTCTGATGCCTCGATAAACTGAGGTTTTACTGCCCCAATAGATTTGCTCTATGATACGATATCCTGAAAGAGGAAATAATGTATTGGGTAATACTAACATCGCAGCGTTGTTACACAATTTGTTACTTTGATATATTATTCCCTTTTATCATTTATTTGTCTCATATTTTATAAATCACAAATTAAGTTAATTTAAATCATCCAGACGAAATTACTTTCTGAGAGATTTCACTTAATGAATTTTGATTTTTTATTAAACTCTGCGTAAAAATGCTTGTCTACCTCAACTATAAATCGGTGAGGCTTGCGTAAGTCTCAAATAATTAACTTGATGATGAGAATAGGGAAATCCCCGACTTCTAACTTTACTAAGTTGGGGATATGTTTCCTGATCAATGATTTGAGAATAGCTAATTAGTCATTATTGATTAAATTAGATTTCCGCAACAGCTCGTTCAATTAGACGACGTGCCAAGGTTTGTGTACCTGTGTGTTCGTAATAATTAGTTGCCACATCTAAAAATGCTCCTAGATAATCTAACTTGTCATCAGCAATATCTAGAAACCCATTCAAGTTATGTACAACTTTTTGAGGGGTTAAATTATTGGCACTAACAATACCACTCATCCAACCTTTAACAGAATCAAAACTTTCACCAATAAAGTTGAGTTTATTGCTAGCATTGCTACCAGGAATTACGTCTTTGATGCCTTGAAAAGTAGAATTTTGCTCTAATTCTTGAGGATTAGTTTGACTAATGCTCGATAAAGCTTTTTGGATAAAGTCTGGGCCTAGTGGGATTAAACCATCAACACAAACTAATGCCACCATCCGAATTAGTGATTCACCACTATACTCACCTAAAGAGGCAACAAAATCTCCGATACTATCCCCAGGAATACCGTTGATTTGACAAAAAGCGACTAATTCTGCCACTAATTTCAAAGATAAATCTATAGTTTGGGCTTTATCGGGTTTGGGGGTAACTGAGTTTAAAAAACCTAACAGAGGAATTTTTTCACCGACTTTGTTAGCTAAAGCAGCTGTCCCCAAGGCTTTATCTGTACCATCAACTGTTTGGTAGAGCCACAGTGCTGTTTGATATCCTTGAGAGCGATCATTGTAAAGATAAATGGCTCGTTCACCAATTTGCTGAATTAAGCTTTCGTCAGTTTCCCCAGTGACGGTTTTGATAGTATTGACAAAGCCGACAGTATTTTGCCACTGACCGGGAGCGATGAAATCTAAAGCGTTGAGCATCGATATAGTTAAGCCGCTAGTTGGTAGTTGATCAACCAACTCAAAAATGGGTTTGCTCACAAAAATCTCCTAATGATTAGTTTTATGATCTTGATTTGATATCTGGAGGTTACTTGAGTTTAGCTAAACCATCAAGATTAAATTTTTCCAGCCAAGCTGCGCGATCGCTAGCTGTAAATGATGGAGAACGGGATAAGACTTTCACCTGATATTTACCTACTAAAGCCGCAGTTTGCGTATTACCTACTTCTACAGCTGGATAACCACCAATTTTTTTGGTACTGTTAGAGAATTTCGCTGCTGCGCCTGGTGTACTAGTAGTATCAGAAATAGACAACATTGCTAAGTCTTTACCATCTTTTTTTAATTTGGCTTCAGCAAAACCTTTTTTCTCTTGGGTATAAACTCGCTGATATCCTGCTTCCTCTCCTGGGAAAAATTTGTTAAAACTACTACCCTGAGTAGCAGTTTTGGCAACCGCTTGACCAGTTTTTTGGCGACTACTTTCCTGTTGTACTTGGTCAAAACGCCCTGGTGCTTTGGGAGTACAAGCTGTAGTCAGTAATAAAACTGACAATAATACAGCTGCTAAAATTCTCCGCCCACGAAGAAAGTTCATGTTTAGTTTCTCCTGATACTTGAGCTTTGAAGCAATTATCTGTGGTGATGTCAACTTATAGCTAGAAATTTATTTTTTGATAATTATCTAGGTGATGGTGGTTCAACTCTGATCTAAGTGATTGATTGCTTGTAGGCGATCGCTGCATAAAAGGGATCACCTCCCGGCGCACCTAACCACTGTAAGAAATTGGGTATTGTGGCTTTACGGGCTATGATTTCTGGGGTAGTAAACCCTGGTACTGAGGTAAAGTAGCGTTTCACTAATTCTAAGCGTCCTGGTTCGGAAGCATCTCGCCAACCTTGAATGGCTTTTTGAAAAAACATCCGGTTAGAAAAGCTGATAATCGCCACTCCACCGGGCTTGAGAACACGATGAATTTCTGTAAATATCGCTTCTGGATACTGTAAGTATTGTACGGAAACGCAATTAAGCACAGCGTCAAATTCCTGATCTGGTAGGGGTAACGCTGGATTATCGTTGAGATTTTGCACAAAGTAATGATGTAAACGCGGATTGCGTGCTAGTTCTTCAGCATTGAGTCCATGTCCCTCAACATGAGCAAACTGCATCTCCTCTGGCAAATGCGACACCCAACTACTCATCATATCTAGTATGCGGGTATTGGGTTGGAGTTTTTCTCTATATAAATCGGTGATCTGTTGGATAAAACCTTCATCAACATGGGTGACAAAGCGAGGATAGGCGTAAAACAGCTTGTCGTCTGTATCGTCTAATTTTAGGCGTTGGTCTGGTTTGAGTAACATATGATGAATTGGCACAAATAAATATAAGCGTGGTAGAAAGTGTCTTTTTAAGTTGATATCAATTAGCCTATCTTAGGTATTGTGATACATAGCGGCTAAGGTTTCAACTTTCTGAAGTGAGTAAGTTACTAACAAGCTAAAATTCTATGTTGATAAATACTCTTATCTACGCAGCATTCAATGTTGTATAAATTACAATCTTTTCTGTCTATTTGGCAACAAATTAGCTTGTCGAAAGCCTTCCCCTACATCAGTTTACTGGTTTGGATGCTCCCCTTATTACTATTGAGTTCTGGGGATAGCAGTTTGATGGCTCATGATGAAGGACTTTATGCTTGGCGGGCGCGTCAGATGTTCGACTCTGGTGATTGGATAGCACCTTGGGGTAATGCTCATCACAAAACTCCTGGCCCTTATTGGTTAATAGCTATTTTTTATCAGTTATTAGGAATTAGTGAATTTAGTACCAGACTTCCTAGTATGATCGCAGGCATTTTTTGTCTGTTACTCGTATATGAAATTGGCAAAAATATACTGGATCAAAAGTTAGCTTGGGTAGCTGCGGCAATTTTGAGTGTAGAATTTCTCTGGTTACAATACTGTCGTTTAGGCACTCCGGATGTGCCGATGATTTTATTGATTCTTTTAGCTATTTATGCTTTGCTCAAAGCAGAGGAAAATCCCCAATCTCAATATTTCTGGTTGTTTATCACTGGGTTAAGTTTAGGCTTGGGCTTTTTAGTTAGAAGTTTTATGATTGTCCTGCCAATTGTGGCTTTATTACCCTATCTCATTGGTGAACATCGTCGGCATCATCACTTAACTAACCCTTGTTTATATTTGGGTTTAGTTGTGGGTTTAATGCCTACATTTGTTTGGTTATGGTTTAATTGGCAGCGTTACGGCAATAATAGTGTTGCTGCCTTATCTGGGTTTGTGTTCCAGCTAGGCTCTGAAGAACGTGAGGGAAATGGGATATTTTTCTATGTCTGGAATGTACCATTAAAAGCTTTTCCGTGGTCTTTTTTTAGTCTTTTTGGCTTATTTTTGGTGATGATTCGGCCTATTCCTCGCTATCAATTAATTCTTGTGGGATTTCCACTAGTCCTATTTGCCGAACTCAGTATTTTTTCTACTCGTCTATCTCACTACAGCCTTTGTCTTTATCCCTTCATCGCTTTGTTAGCAGCAGTAGCTTTAGATTGGTTAAGCAGAGTTTACCGTATAGGATATGCAAAGAAAAAGCCATTACTAAAAAAGGAAAATATCCCTCGTTATCTGAGCTATGGATTTGGTGTGCTAGGCATTTTGCTGTTGTTAGCATCCATCGTTGTCTTTGCTTGGGGTGAACGCAAGTATGCCATCCTGGGTTTGATTGTGGGATTGAGTTGGCTAATTTTACCTACGGTGTGGATTAGTCGGGATTACTTCGGCTATAAGTTTCTGACTGCTCGTTATTGGCTAGCAGGTTGGTTAATTCCTTGTTGGTTAGCTTTGGCTGCGGCTGGTGGTTTGGGTTTGTTGAGCGACTATAACCCCAAGTATCGAACTTTTTTACAACAACCAGCGATCGCCTCCATTTTAAAAACTCATCCCATCAACTTCGTCAAGGTGGAAGGTAAAAACGCTGTACTCCTAAAATTTTATACCCCTATACGCGGTCAGCAAGTAGAGACAATGACCCAATTACCCGCCTCCAGCTATGCTTGGATCGATAAAAAAACCACCTCAGAATTACTTAGACCTCATCAGATTATTGGTGAAATCCAAGACTATAAGTTGATTCAAGTTTTGTAGTAGGAGAGTGCTGAGTGCTGAGTGCTAAGTGGGGGAGTGAGGGAGTGAGGGAGTGAGGGAGTACTGAATGCTGACCAATGACCAATGACCAATGACCAATGGCTATTGACTAATGACTAATGACCATTGACTAATGACCATTAACTAACTTATAATAAATATTACGCGCGCTAAGTAATTTATCCAATGATTGCCCATCCTGACCATCCTCCAGCTTTAGAATCATGGCAGCATACCCTTGCGCCTTACAGTATGGGCTATAGGATCAAAATACTTTCGCAGTTGCTGACTCGTAAGTTTACGGAAGCGTTGGAACCGTTTGGGCTGACTCCGTTTCATTGGCTGGTTTTATGTTGTTTGTGGCAAGAAGATGGTTTACCGACTTCCAGTATTGGCGATAAGCTCAAGCAGGTAGGGGGTACGCTTACGGGTGTGTTAGATCGGATGGAGGAACGGGGCTTGGTGCGTCGGGAAAGGGATGCAAATGATCGCCGCATCTGGCGGATTTGGTTAACAGATGCGGGTAGAGAATTAGCAACTGTTTTACCACCTATTTCTGCCAACTTGCTTGATGAAGCGATGAGTGGGATTTCCGGATCTGAGCGTGAACTATTTTCTCAGCTTTTAAATCGGGCGATCGCTAATCTTTCTTGAGTATTTTGGCGAAATCACCCAACAGGATGAAGAAATTATAAAGTTTTTCTGAGATAATGTTACGCATACTAAAGAAACGTTAGAAGAAGTCTCACAACTGAATATTACGTACTCTAAACATTATGAAATTTGCTGAGAAGGTAGTTATGAGCGATAACAATTTGAACGGACGTAAAGACCAAACCGCAGTTTTAGACAAAGAACGGGTTGATTCTGAAACCTTAGCATCAGTTACGGTAGAAACACCTGATGTCACTCCACAGGTGAAGGAAGAGGTTGTTAAGAAACCGAAAAAACCAACAGGGTTGATTTTAGCTGGTTTAGGAATAGGTGCGATCGCTGCGGGTACATTTGGTTATCACTATTGGCAATACACCTCTACACATCAAGAAACAGACAACGCCACTGTTGCCGGACATATCCATCAAATTAGTAGTAAGATTTCGGGAACTGTGACTCAAGTGCTGGTCAATGATAACCAGGAAATCCAAGCAGGACAATTACTAGTCAAGCTGGATGCCCAAGATTATCAAGTTAAAGTCCAGCAAGCACAAGCAGCCTTAGAAAATGCTCGTCGTCAAGCCCAAGCAGCCCAGGCAAATATTGCTTTAACCTCTCAAACCTCTAGTGGCAAAACCACCCAAGCCCAAGGAGATGTCAGTAGTGCAACAGCAGCGATCGCTACAGCACAAGCAGCCGTAAACGAAGCTCAATCGGGGATTTCTTCTGCCCAAGCGGAAGTGAAGCTAGCCCAAGCGGGGATTCCTGTCGCCCAAGCCCAGGTAGCCCAAGCCAACGCCAATTTAGAAAAAGCCCAAGCCGATTACAAACGCTACCAAAACCTCTATCAACAAGGTGCAATTCCCCGCCAACAATTAGACACAGCTAAAGCCACCTATGATGTAGCAGTAGCGCAAAAGACTGCGGCTGTGCAAGGAGTAGAACAAGCCCAAGCCAGATTAGCATCTGCGAAAGTCGGCGTAGCCAAAGCTCAATCCCAGCTAGCCCAAGCCCAAGAAAATGTTACCAATGCTCAAGCTAAACTAGCGGCTTCTCAAGGTGGATTGCAACAAGCTACTGCCAGTGGACAGGATACCACAGTCAAACGCAGCCAATACGAAGCCGCCAAAGCTGCAATTAATCAAGCTCAAGCTGCTCTCAAAGACGCACAATTGCAGCTATCCTACACCAACATTATTGCTCCCAGTACTGGACGAGTGGGTAAGAAAACCATAGAAGTTGGTAACCGCATCCAGGCTGGAACACCGTTAATGGCGATTGTTGATCATGATTATTGGTTAGTAGCAAACTTCAAAGAAACTCAACTAGAAAAGATGCAGCCAGGACAATTAGTAGAAATTAAATTGGATGCTTTTCCTCATCATACTTTTACTGGAAGAGTTGATAGTATTTCTCCTGCTTCTGGCGCTCAATTTGCCTTACTTCCACCAGATAACGCCACAGGTAACTTTACAAAAGTTGTGCAACGGATTCCAGTTAAAATAATATTTGACCAAAAGAGTATTCAAGAATACGCCACTCGGATTACACCAGGAATGTCTGCGGAAGTTAGTGTTGAAGTTAAATAAACACTAATAATTCATGAATATTAATAACTGGCTGCAACTACCTGCATTTAAATCAAGAAATTACCAACTCTTTTTTGCCGGACAAGGTATTTCTTTGATTGGTACATGGATGACACAACTAGCGACAGTATGGCTAGTTTATGATTTAACTCACTCCCCTTTAATGCTGGGAGTTGTAGGGTTTACTAGTCAAATTCCTAGTTTTTTTCTGGCTCCTTTTGGTGGCGTATTTGTCGATAGATTTTCTCGCTATCGAACCTTAATTGGTACACAAATATTAGCGATGGTGCAGTCGCTAGCATTGGCAATACTAACTTTCACTGGCTTGATTCAAATTTGGCACATCATTGCCTTAAGCTTGCTGCAAGGATTTATTAATGCCCTAGATGCACCAGCCAGACAGGCATTTGTCCCAGAGCTAGTGGAACGGAAAGAAGATTTAGCTAATGCGATCGCCATCAACTCTACCATGATTAATGGTGCGCGGTTAATTGGCCCGGCCATTGGCGGTTTATTGATTGCTAGGGTGGGTATAGGGTATTGTTTTTTAATTGATAGTTTGAGTTATATTGCTGTCATTGCCGGCTTATTGGCGATGAAAGTCAAACCTTGGCAACTGCCGATAACTAAGGGCAATCCCTGGCAGCAAGTTAAAGCAGGGTTTGTCTATGCTTTTAGCTTTCCACCAATTAGAGCCATCTTATTACTATCTACTTTAGTCAGTTTCATGGGGCTACAAAATACAATTCTTGTGCCAATTTTTGCTGAAACAATCCTCAAAGGAGGTGCAGAGACTTTAGGATTTCTCATGGCAGCATCAGGCTTAGGAGCTTTATCAGGGGGAATTTATTTAGCTACCAGAAGAACGATTTTAGGTATTGGTAAATTAATTGCGATCGCCCCAGCAATTTTAGGTGTAGGTTTAATCGCCTTTTCTCTCTCCAGATTTTTACCACTTTCGTTATTTACTATGTTATTTGTTGGCTTAGGTACAATTCTGCAAATAGCTGCCAGTAATACCTTTCTTCAGACAATTGTAGAAGAAGATAAACGTGGCAGATTAATGAG
Coding sequences within it:
- a CDS encoding class I SAM-dependent methyltransferase, which gives rise to MLLKPDQRLKLDDTDDKLFYAYPRFVTHVDEGFIQQITDLYREKLQPNTRILDMMSSWVSHLPEEMQFAHVEGHGLNAEELARNPRLHHYFVQNLNDNPALPLPDQEFDAVLNCVSVQYLQYPEAIFTEIHRVLKPGGVAIISFSNRMFFQKAIQGWRDASEPGRLELVKRYFTSVPGFTTPEIIARKATIPNFLQWLGAPGGDPFYAAIAYKQSIT
- a CDS encoding HlyD family secretion protein, translated to MSDNNLNGRKDQTAVLDKERVDSETLASVTVETPDVTPQVKEEVVKKPKKPTGLILAGLGIGAIAAGTFGYHYWQYTSTHQETDNATVAGHIHQISSKISGTVTQVLVNDNQEIQAGQLLVKLDAQDYQVKVQQAQAALENARRQAQAAQANIALTSQTSSGKTTQAQGDVSSATAAIATAQAAVNEAQSGISSAQAEVKLAQAGIPVAQAQVAQANANLEKAQADYKRYQNLYQQGAIPRQQLDTAKATYDVAVAQKTAAVQGVEQAQARLASAKVGVAKAQSQLAQAQENVTNAQAKLAASQGGLQQATASGQDTTVKRSQYEAAKAAINQAQAALKDAQLQLSYTNIIAPSTGRVGKKTIEVGNRIQAGTPLMAIVDHDYWLVANFKETQLEKMQPGQLVEIKLDAFPHHTFTGRVDSISPASGAQFALLPPDNATGNFTKVVQRIPVKIIFDQKSIQEYATRITPGMSAEVSVEVK
- a CDS encoding MFS transporter — translated: MNINNWLQLPAFKSRNYQLFFAGQGISLIGTWMTQLATVWLVYDLTHSPLMLGVVGFTSQIPSFFLAPFGGVFVDRFSRYRTLIGTQILAMVQSLALAILTFTGLIQIWHIIALSLLQGFINALDAPARQAFVPELVERKEDLANAIAINSTMINGARLIGPAIGGLLIARVGIGYCFLIDSLSYIAVIAGLLAMKVKPWQLPITKGNPWQQVKAGFVYAFSFPPIRAILLLSTLVSFMGLQNTILVPIFAETILKGGAETLGFLMAASGLGALSGGIYLATRRTILGIGKLIAIAPAILGVGLIAFSLSRFLPLSLFTMLFVGLGTILQIAASNTFLQTIVEEDKRGRLMSLYTMSFLGMIPVGNLLGGVLANRIGASNTLIIDGIACIIGSILFYRQLPGLKKFITPIYQQKGILATK
- a CDS encoding ATP-binding sensor histidine kinase, producing the protein MLVLPNTLFPLSGYRIIEQIYWGSKTSVYRGIREQDQKPVVIKLMRNEYPTFQEIAQFRNQYTITKNLNLEGIVQPLILENYRNGYALVMEDFGGISLKEWIQRHESTEGYCLGLSEFFHIAIAIAATLEKLHCHRIIHKDIKPANILINPYTQEVRLIDFSIATLLPREIQFLTNPHVLEGTIAYISPEQTGRMNRGIDYRSDFYSLGVTFFELLTGQLPFTNTDPMELIYSHIAKKPPNLDSIKEEIPPILSDIVMKLMAKNAEDRYQSAHGLKHDLEVCRDKWQNTGYIALFKLAVKDISNRFLIPEKLYGRQLEVTTLLAAFERVTKGTTEMVLVKGLSGIGKTAVVHEVHKPIVRQQSYFITGKFDQFQRDIPLSGLVQAFQDLIRQILLATDEQIQQWKAKILSALGEQAQVIIDVIPELELIIGKQSAVTQLSGNAAQNRFNFLLQKFVQIFSTKEQPLVIFLDDLQWADTASLRFIQSLMSHSNAVKNNSSLFLNTTKENICTTIFEEEFWEIDEIAATASNGEGLLLIGAYRDNEIYSAHPLALAIQEIEKTGTKVSHIVLTPLNQNHLNMLIADTLCCREEIAVSLSQMVFAKTKGNPFFTTQFLKSLHQDGIIKFNFDVGYWQYDIEKLQASALTDDVVEFMAMQIKKLPKMTQEVLQLAACIGNEFDLKTLAIIHEKSVVDTASHLWSALHEGIILPQTEIYKLFQGANSDTEIIVRQLPHDTDLQIPKYKFIHDRVQQAAYSLIPENQRQQIHLKIGLLLLKSTPVIEREEKIFLFVNQFNIALEFITDQHQRDELAQMNLVAGRKALASTAYPAALKYLKTGICLLPNEKWESHYGLTLALYETTAEAAYLAGDFAQMEEFVQVVLVQAKTLLEQVKVYEIKIQAYTSQNRLLEAIAIAKDVLKQFGVNFPDKPNELHIQQELEATNAMLTETTMDDLHNLPLMSSVEHLTIMRIVSSMIPATYLADPLLFPLLILSQVKLSVHYGNAPLSAFCYACYGILLNGIKKDIEAADQFGQLALSLLANFNYKEITAKTLFVVGAFIVHGKSHIRETLPILLEGYQTAMEVGNLEFVGYCAKDICQHSYLIGQELLTLEQEIQSYTQSLNKIKQTTTSNYCQIYWRSVHKLLGKSETYDYSSGEKYNEDENLTLFTEANDITGLHYFYFHKLILCYFFHDFEQAREKAEKFKHYLAGGTGFVTIPIFYFYDSLIALAISSENKSDLDNLLTQVADNQAKLKQWADHAPMNYLHKFYLVAAENHRIMGQYVEAIECYESAISLARENNYIHEEALANELAAKFYFAWGKMKIAQVYITDAYYCYSRWGAKAKVDDLAKRYPQLLTAIIQQEKISHQKRDEITFANYQSISNWSNHQTVIGSQKSIADSLDLATLIKASQVLSGKIELEQLLATLMQVVMENAGASKAALILHQSDNLGLSIAAISSSSSVAPISIQLPLNSLESSDDVPITLINYVKRSLEIFVTDDAKTVTFLSSDRYIIREQPKSLLCIPIINQGKLLGVLYLENNLTTGVFTRDRLEVLKLLTTQAAISLENAMLYQNVAQANQSLEEYSHSLEAKVEYRTQELYEKNQHLQQALQELKRTQTQLIQSEKMSSLGQMVAGIAHEINNPINFIHGNITYASAYIQSLLELIAVYQQEYPQPTNRVKQKAAAIELDYLLEDLPNIIESMKSGSSRISHIILGLRNFSRLDESEMKPVDIHEGIDNTLMILQHRLNANDGSPKIQVVKDYGQLPQITCYAGQLNQVFMNIISNAIDVLDESLVNVSIINQPTTIDHPTICIRTELTKLNTVQIRIADNGAGMTEEVRQKIFDPFFTTKTVGTATGLGLSISYQVIVEQHKGKLTCNSAPIQGTEFIIEIPNI
- a CDS encoding glycosyltransferase family 39 protein gives rise to the protein MLYKLQSFLSIWQQISLSKAFPYISLLVWMLPLLLLSSGDSSLMAHDEGLYAWRARQMFDSGDWIAPWGNAHHKTPGPYWLIAIFYQLLGISEFSTRLPSMIAGIFCLLLVYEIGKNILDQKLAWVAAAILSVEFLWLQYCRLGTPDVPMILLILLAIYALLKAEENPQSQYFWLFITGLSLGLGFLVRSFMIVLPIVALLPYLIGEHRRHHHLTNPCLYLGLVVGLMPTFVWLWFNWQRYGNNSVAALSGFVFQLGSEEREGNGIFFYVWNVPLKAFPWSFFSLFGLFLVMIRPIPRYQLILVGFPLVLFAELSIFSTRLSHYSLCLYPFIALLAAVALDWLSRVYRIGYAKKKPLLKKENIPRYLSYGFGVLGILLLLASIVVFAWGERKYAILGLIVGLSWLILPTVWISRDYFGYKFLTARYWLAGWLIPCWLALAAAGGLGLLSDYNPKYRTFLQQPAIASILKTHPINFVKVEGKNAVLLKFYTPIRGQQVETMTQLPASSYAWIDKKTTSELLRPHQIIGEIQDYKLIQVL
- a CDS encoding MarR family winged helix-turn-helix transcriptional regulator yields the protein MIAHPDHPPALESWQHTLAPYSMGYRIKILSQLLTRKFTEALEPFGLTPFHWLVLCCLWQEDGLPTSSIGDKLKQVGGTLTGVLDRMEERGLVRRERDANDRRIWRIWLTDAGRELATVLPPISANLLDEAMSGISGSERELFSQLLNRAIANLS